A window of Pectobacterium carotovorum genomic DNA:
ATCAATGTCGCTGGAAGGCGGGCGGCGTCCCTGAGCTACCAGATAATTCTTGGCCGTATTCACTGCGATACGATACAGCCACGTATAAAACGCACTATCGCCGCGGAATGACTCTAACGCGCGATAGGCTTTAATAAACGATTCCTGTACCACGTCCGGCACATCCCCTTGGGGAACATACCGCGATACCAGGCTCGCTACCTTATGCTGATAACGAACGACCAACAAGTTAAACGATTTTTGATCGCCTTTTTGGACTCGCTCGACCAGAACCTGATCTGCCAGTTGCTCGCTCATCCGAGGTAATCTCTACTCAAACCGTTCTCCACGCGTAAACGTAAAATAGTACTGCCAGCTATATAAGTCATATTTAGAGCAAGCTCCTCATTAGAACCAAGACATCCAATAAAGTTCCGGGTCATCATTTTTCTTTTGCTTAGCGCCGTTACTCGTCTTTGCGATGCGTACCTATGACGCATTCTCTTCATCTGAGGCTCTACGCTCTTCCGGGGATGATACGATAAATCCGGGGTCTTCGCACGATTCAGCATGCCCCTTCCTTCGCTTATTTATAGCGTAGAGATGGGGATAAAAACCAATACAGCAATCAGCCGTTGGGTGCTACCATCGGATTTCCTCTTCTTTTTGCATCCACGACACGACCATGCAAACGACCACTGAATACGTCTGTGATGTTTTAATCATTGGCAGCGGTGCTGCCGGGCTTTCACTGGCGCTGCGTCTGGCTTCACAAGCCAACGTGACGGTATTAAGCAAAGGCCCGCTCAACGAAGGCGCGACGTTTTATGCTCAAGGTGGCATCGCCGCGGTTTTCGATGAAACCGACACGATTGACTCCCATATCGAAGATACCCTGATCGCCGGCGATGGCCTGTGTGAACGGGAAGCCGTTGAGTTTATCGCCAGCAATGCCAAACACTGCGTGCAATGGCTTATCGAACAAGGCGTGCTGTTCGATACCGAAACCAGCACCAGCGGCGAAGAACGTTACCATCTCACGCGCGAAGGCGGGCACAGCCATCGTCGAATTCTGCACGCGGCGGATGCAACCGGAAAAGAAGTGGAAAACACGCTGGTGCAGAAAGCGCTATCTCATCCGAATATTCGGATTATGGAGCGCTGCAACGCCGTCGATTTGATTACCTCGAATAAGCTGGGTTTACCCGGCACACGCCGCATTGTCGGTGCTTACATATGGAACCGTGAACGGGAGCGCGTAGAATCCTGCCGAGCGAAAACGGTTGTTTTAGCGACCGGTGGCGCATCCAAAGTTTATCAATACACCACGAATCCCGATATTTCCTCTGGTGATGGCATCGCCATGGCCTGGCGCGCGGGTTGCCGCGTGGCAAATCTGGAGTTCAATCAGTTTCACCCGACCTGCCTGTTCCACCCGCAGGCGCGAAACTTCCTGCTAACGGAAGCGCTGCGCGGTGAAGGCGCATACCTTAAACGTCCTGACGGCACACGCTTTATGCCCGATTTCGATGCCAGAGGCGAATTGGCCCCGCGTGACGTGGTCGCTCGTGCGATTGACCATGAGATGAAACGGCTTGGCGCAGACTGCATGTATCTGGATATCAGCCACAAGCCCGAAGCATTCATCAAACAGCACTTCCCCACTATCGATGAAAAGCTACAGTCTCTCGGCATCGATCTGACGCGTGAGCCGATACCGATCGTACCCGCGGCACACTACACGTGCGGCGGCGTGCTGGTCGATCAGCATGGTCGTACCGATCTTGACGGCCTGTATGCGATTGGCGAAGTCAGCTATACCGGTTTGCATGGCGCAAACCGCATGGCATCCAACTCATTACTCGAGTGTCTGGTTTACGGCTGGTCAGCCGCTGAGGATATTTTGCAACGTTTACCGCAAATCAAAGCGGTGAAAAAGCTACCAGATTGGGATGAAAGCCAGGTCGATAACTCAGATGAACAAGTGGTGATTCAGCATAACTGGCACGAGCTGCGCCTGTTTATGTGGGATTACGTTGGGATCGTGCGGACGACTAAGCGACTGGAGCGGGCACAACGCCGCATCCAACTGCTTCAGCAGGAAATCAATGAATACTACTCCCACTTCCGTATTTCCAACAATTTGCTGGAACTGCGTAATCTGGTGCAGGTTGCCGAACTCATCGTCCGCTGCGCATTGGAAAGAAAAGAAAGCCGCGGGCTGCATTACACTCTGGACTACCCAGAACAGTTCGACGCCCCAACACCAACCATTCTGGTGCCGTAGTTCATAAAAAATAGTTCATTTAGCAAAGGCAGGCGCAGCAACAAGGCGTCTGCCATCTACATAAAGAGATAAAAATCTTTTGTCAGCTGCTGGAAATCCGTCGAATAACACCTTTCTGCATCACGAATTACCAATGAGGAATTCACACATTCTCTTTCCTGACGAGACAGCGCCAGCAAAACGCGATGTGCAGGTTTCTCTTCCTGTTCCGATACGCGAAGCTGCTGGTGAACATACCAATTGTGCTGCTGCGCCAGCGGAATAAAATGCTCAGCAACCTGAACCGGCAGCACCACGCTGAAAAGACCTTCAGGCATCAGCAGTTGATGAGCACAGCGTAACAGCGCTTCATGGGTTAACAGGGTGGTATAGCGAGCCTGATCGCGCTGAGCCGAGCCGCATGCGATCCCCGGCGGGAAGTAAGGCGGGTTACTGATAATCAACGAATAGTCGGCGGCTCGCGTCTCAGCAAAACCGACGATATCTTCCGCATACACCGTGATTCTGTCAGCCCATGGTGAAGCAGCTACATTTTCTTTCGCCTGTTGACTCGCGACGCTATCCAGCTCGACGGCATCAATCTGAACATGCGATTCAGAACGTTGCGCTAGCATCAACGCGAGAAGACCGGAACCGCTACCGATATCCAAAATTCGCGCACCTGAGGACACCGGTGTCCAGGCTCCCAGCAAAATGCCGTCGGTCCCCACCTTCATGGCACAACGATCGTGCGCCACAAAGAATTGCTTGAAGGTAAAACCATCCCGACGCAATGTCAGTTTATTATCAGCCTGATGACTCATGAAAATAAGATTCCAAACGCAAACCGCAGTAGCATAGGTGAAACATCAATGCAGGAAAAGTGCCGATGTCTGCTTAAACAGGTGAAGAAACCGGCCAATCCGTCTATAATCGGCGCCCCAAATAGAGGTAGACCATGACTGTAACCAATTTTTCCGAGCTCGATCTTGATGAAAGCCTGTTAGACGCCCTGCGTGACATGGGCTACGAGCGCCCGACCGTGATTCAGGCAGAGGCGATCCCTCCGGCGATGGAAGGCCGCGACGTCTTAGGCTCCGCGCCAACAGGTACAGGTAAAACCGCCGCCTATCTGCTGCCGGTTTTGCAGCATCTTATCGATTTCCCTCGTAAAAAATCGGGTCCACCTCGTATTCTGATCCTCACGCCAACCCGTGAACTCGCCATGCAGGTCGCCGATCAGGCACGAGCGTTTGCTGCACATACGCACCTGGATATCGCCACGATCACTGGCGGCGTGGCCTACATGAACCACGCAGAAGTCTTCAGTGAAAATCAGGATATCGTCGTCGCGACGACGGGCCGTCTGCTGCAATACATTAAAGAAGAAAACTTCGATTGCCGCGCGGTAGAAACGCTAATTCTGGATGAAGCGGACAGAATGCTGGATATGGGCTTCGCTCAGGATATTGAACACATCGCCGGAGAAACCCGCTGGCGCAAGCAAACGCTGCTGTTTTCTGCGACGCTGGAAGGGGACGCGATCAAAGATTTCGCCGAGCGCCTGCTCAATGAACCTGTTGAAATCGAATCCGACCCATCGCGTCGGGAACGTAAAAAAATTCTGCAATGGTATTACCGCGCCGACGATCTCAAACACAAAACGGCGCTGCTCTGCCACCAGTTAAAACAGCCTGACGTAACGCGTTCTATCGTCTTTGTA
This region includes:
- the srmB gene encoding ATP-dependent RNA helicase SrmB translates to MTVTNFSELDLDESLLDALRDMGYERPTVIQAEAIPPAMEGRDVLGSAPTGTGKTAAYLLPVLQHLIDFPRKKSGPPRILILTPTRELAMQVADQARAFAAHTHLDIATITGGVAYMNHAEVFSENQDIVVATTGRLLQYIKEENFDCRAVETLILDEADRMLDMGFAQDIEHIAGETRWRKQTLLFSATLEGDAIKDFAERLLNEPVEIESDPSRRERKKILQWYYRADDLKHKTALLCHQLKQPDVTRSIVFVRKRERVHELVAWLREAGINSCYLEGEMVQAKRNEAIKRLSDGRVNVLVATDIAARGIDINDVSHVFNFDLPRTSDTYLHRIGRTGRAGRKGCAISFVEAHDHLLLGKISRYLNEPLKPRVIEELRPETKAPSAKTTGKPSKKVLAKRQEKKEKEKEKVKVKVRQRDAKNVGKRRQPTQKTDKPSAE
- a CDS encoding tRNA1(Val) (adenine(37)-N6)-methyltransferase translates to MSHQADNKLTLRRDGFTFKQFFVAHDRCAMKVGTDGILLGAWTPVSSGARILDIGSGSGLLALMLAQRSESHVQIDAVELDSVASQQAKENVAASPWADRITVYAEDIVGFAETRAADYSLIISNPPYFPPGIACGSAQRDQARYTTLLTHEALLRCAHQLLMPEGLFSVVLPVQVAEHFIPLAQQHNWYVHQQLRVSEQEEKPAHRVLLALSRQERECVNSSLVIRDAERCYSTDFQQLTKDFYLFM
- the nadB gene encoding L-aspartate oxidase; translation: MQTTTEYVCDVLIIGSGAAGLSLALRLASQANVTVLSKGPLNEGATFYAQGGIAAVFDETDTIDSHIEDTLIAGDGLCEREAVEFIASNAKHCVQWLIEQGVLFDTETSTSGEERYHLTREGGHSHRRILHAADATGKEVENTLVQKALSHPNIRIMERCNAVDLITSNKLGLPGTRRIVGAYIWNRERERVESCRAKTVVLATGGASKVYQYTTNPDISSGDGIAMAWRAGCRVANLEFNQFHPTCLFHPQARNFLLTEALRGEGAYLKRPDGTRFMPDFDARGELAPRDVVARAIDHEMKRLGADCMYLDISHKPEAFIKQHFPTIDEKLQSLGIDLTREPIPIVPAAHYTCGGVLVDQHGRTDLDGLYAIGEVSYTGLHGANRMASNSLLECLVYGWSAAEDILQRLPQIKAVKKLPDWDESQVDNSDEQVVIQHNWHELRLFMWDYVGIVRTTKRLERAQRRIQLLQQEINEYYSHFRISNNLLELRNLVQVAELIVRCALERKESRGLHYTLDYPEQFDAPTPTILVP
- the rpoE gene encoding RNA polymerase sigma factor RpoE; the encoded protein is MSEQLADQVLVERVQKGDQKSFNLLVVRYQHKVASLVSRYVPQGDVPDVVQESFIKAYRALESFRGDSAFYTWLYRIAVNTAKNYLVAQGRRPPSSDIDANDAENYENVGALKEISNPENLMLSEELRSIVFRTIESLPEDLRLAITLRELDGLSYEEIAVIMDCPVGTVRSRIFRAREAIDNKVQPLIQR